In one window of Saprospiraceae bacterium DNA:
- a CDS encoding PhoH family protein produces MSEIEIPAASPVEVKSVAMPSYSGEALEWLSALPNEPMKADLTAIDADLAIRCIHEMVEGRKFDFTVQANFPAGEWLNHFYFEARNREKVFGTKNLGIGYPFVMARLGGYHVAAPLFVWQFSLEPHSQHVDQWSVHRGEGHFVVPNYPFFHLLDALNGTDFSRRAQQMAEAKSVSSKTFDDLCEGIRLMLGLVEDGLPLSIQPFPSNGTAKTIITEGRLLWSAVAGIFPTLPRTTVTTPPSVAPDLPADAADWKHTFTMLPLDPSQRSVLHAVQHNALTVVEGTSGTGKTYLISALVMNALSHGKKCLVVSKSINALRRAQKFLLEKGFGDVSFVLRDIAGDQLMLADMLRAASENKNKALYDEELFKAVINKTQREQRKLDDAWEELHAPLFGEMSFTETVGKFLRANRMEGKELLLSHLNPQDFEFSKSEYNGIVEAIYASEPLFRRFPTLSHPLGRLNNSVFLSQDADKGLAWTETLVKAMLAKATALHHRYISKTNDYSESLLDHYEQYYTELAAYVKRIRDGLEDGVNRFGSEFEKPISVSEKLYGVFSDRYKEIVAAKEKIGVTFDEMRRAYGLRKHFEFDFPAHLDNKNIKKISELTKDFEASLRMWRKRIPAAVREDVRRLNGKSIQADLDFREQVKELEYAMDVFLEEFNATGLYQDALKHEMLTIPKRQEFLEEVIARLEDTQFYLRDFEDFHIWQKHWLALRPAEQKVVRALCKIKPNNWLAAFESWYLHHLLQNEFNPGMVWDDDTLTNFGSHLRELRELLPYQISALWQNRKNKALRGLRSADGKAFKTWFGKDNRTLTAAHKPEELFQKYIQPLTETLPVLLVTPQVALDVVQLSGMTFDLVLVDEAHNIPKQECYHLFQMSKNLVVLGDSKQDMTPQAEDDFLEFCKGIGAKDHHLEYQHQDSPEEWVRFNKIAFDTPYKRLPSGRAAREATVVANVEGRYDENTRTNEAEARQIIDWLNLIEPTAARSTYPVVGIACSTVEQRDLIAGQLLKIRQRKQPGFEKIQQMLLSGLGVYQFAELQGQHVDVLLISLVHGTTNAQGALTRDLHFWNTQQGLNQLHIVLTRATQKLFIAHSIPLGLYAVLAADKNFLGTCILSHLVTFADYLQQGDSGAAEEQLQKMKVLLNYAESYYPFSVFMEEVEMALRPYFESSQMRRNVQAAGMRVPLFLQAKNDKEQSSVLLFDGVLAPSAMPSYEWEEKIRNYFRRNKIEAVPVLSAQWWKSPRQEARRLASRLLKKGGAA; encoded by the coding sequence ATGTCTGAAATCGAAATTCCTGCCGCATCCCCCGTTGAAGTGAAATCTGTGGCCATGCCTTCTTACAGTGGCGAGGCACTTGAATGGCTTTCCGCCCTGCCCAACGAGCCAATGAAGGCAGACCTCACCGCCATTGATGCCGATTTGGCCATCCGGTGCATCCACGAGATGGTGGAGGGGCGTAAATTCGATTTTACGGTGCAGGCCAATTTTCCGGCAGGCGAGTGGCTCAATCATTTCTACTTCGAGGCTCGCAACCGGGAAAAGGTGTTTGGTACCAAAAACCTCGGCATCGGCTACCCATTCGTCATGGCGCGGCTGGGCGGCTATCATGTAGCGGCACCGCTGTTCGTCTGGCAGTTTTCATTGGAACCACACTCGCAACACGTTGACCAATGGTCGGTACATCGAGGCGAAGGGCATTTCGTGGTGCCCAACTATCCCTTTTTCCACCTGCTTGATGCGCTGAACGGCACGGACTTCTCGCGGCGAGCCCAACAGATGGCCGAAGCCAAAAGCGTGAGTTCCAAGACGTTCGACGACCTCTGCGAGGGCATACGCCTCATGCTTGGCCTCGTGGAGGATGGCTTGCCGCTTAGCATTCAGCCATTCCCCTCCAATGGCACTGCGAAGACCATCATCACCGAAGGACGGCTGCTTTGGTCGGCAGTGGCGGGCATTTTCCCCACCCTGCCACGCACCACCGTGACCACCCCGCCTTCCGTCGCGCCCGATTTGCCAGCCGATGCCGCCGATTGGAAACACACCTTCACCATGTTGCCCCTCGACCCGTCGCAACGCTCGGTATTGCACGCCGTGCAGCACAACGCGCTCACCGTGGTGGAAGGCACGTCGGGCACCGGCAAGACCTACCTCATATCGGCGCTGGTGATGAACGCCCTGTCGCACGGCAAAAAGTGTCTCGTGGTGTCCAAGAGCATCAACGCGCTGCGTCGGGCACAGAAATTCCTGTTGGAGAAAGGGTTCGGCGACGTGTCTTTTGTGCTGCGCGACATCGCGGGCGACCAGCTCATGTTGGCCGATATGTTGCGCGCTGCCTCTGAAAACAAAAACAAAGCACTCTACGACGAGGAGCTTTTCAAAGCCGTCATCAACAAAACGCAGCGCGAGCAGCGCAAACTCGACGATGCTTGGGAAGAATTGCACGCGCCGCTTTTTGGCGAAATGTCCTTCACGGAAACGGTCGGGAAATTCCTCCGCGCCAACCGCATGGAGGGCAAAGAACTGCTGCTCAGCCACCTGAACCCGCAAGATTTTGAGTTTTCAAAAAGCGAATACAACGGCATCGTGGAAGCCATCTATGCCAGCGAGCCGCTGTTTCGCCGTTTTCCCACTTTGAGCCACCCATTGGGGCGGCTCAACAACTCGGTGTTCCTCAGCCAAGATGCCGACAAGGGGCTGGCTTGGACGGAAACCCTCGTGAAGGCCATGCTTGCCAAGGCAACGGCGCTTCACCACCGTTATATCTCCAAAACCAACGACTACTCGGAAAGCCTGCTCGACCACTACGAGCAGTATTACACCGAGTTGGCGGCCTACGTCAAGCGCATTCGCGATGGCTTGGAAGACGGCGTGAATCGCTTCGGAAGCGAGTTTGAAAAGCCAATTTCGGTGTCGGAAAAACTATACGGAGTGTTCAGCGACCGATACAAGGAAATCGTGGCGGCCAAAGAAAAAATCGGTGTCACTTTTGATGAAATGCGCCGCGCCTACGGCCTTCGCAAACATTTTGAGTTCGATTTCCCCGCCCACCTCGACAACAAGAACATCAAAAAAATATCCGAACTCACCAAAGACTTCGAGGCATCGCTCCGAATGTGGCGCAAGCGCATCCCCGCTGCCGTGCGCGAAGACGTGCGCCGACTCAACGGCAAAAGCATACAAGCCGACCTTGATTTCCGCGAGCAAGTGAAGGAATTGGAATACGCGATGGACGTGTTTTTGGAAGAATTCAACGCAACGGGGTTGTACCAAGATGCATTGAAACACGAGATGCTGACGATTCCGAAACGGCAAGAGTTTTTGGAGGAGGTCATCGCGCGTTTGGAAGACACGCAGTTCTACCTGCGCGATTTCGAGGATTTCCATATTTGGCAAAAACACTGGCTCGCCCTGCGCCCCGCAGAGCAAAAAGTAGTGCGAGCCTTGTGCAAAATCAAGCCGAACAATTGGCTTGCCGCATTCGAAAGTTGGTATTTGCACCACCTGCTGCAAAACGAGTTCAACCCCGGCATGGTGTGGGACGACGATACGCTGACCAATTTTGGCAGCCACCTCCGCGAATTGCGCGAGCTGCTCCCCTACCAAATCAGCGCCCTGTGGCAAAATCGCAAAAACAAGGCGCTGCGCGGGCTGCGCTCTGCCGACGGCAAAGCATTCAAGACTTGGTTTGGCAAAGACAACCGCACCCTTACCGCCGCGCACAAGCCCGAAGAACTGTTCCAAAAATACATCCAGCCTTTGACCGAGACGCTCCCGGTGCTGCTCGTGACCCCACAGGTGGCGCTCGACGTGGTACAGCTCTCAGGCATGACCTTCGACCTCGTGCTGGTGGACGAAGCGCACAACATCCCCAAACAAGAATGCTACCACCTGTTCCAGATGTCGAAAAATCTCGTGGTGCTCGGCGACTCGAAACAAGACATGACCCCGCAAGCAGAAGACGACTTTCTCGAATTTTGCAAGGGCATCGGCGCAAAAGACCACCATCTCGAGTACCAACACCAGGACAGCCCCGAAGAATGGGTGCGATTCAACAAAATCGCCTTCGACACGCCTTACAAGCGTCTGCCGTCAGGTAGAGCCGCCCGAGAGGCCACCGTCGTGGCCAACGTGGAAGGCCGCTACGACGAAAACACCCGCACCAACGAGGCTGAAGCCCGCCAAATCATTGATTGGCTCAACCTGATAGAACCAACCGCCGCCCGCAGCACCTACCCGGTGGTGGGCATCGCTTGCTCCACCGTGGAACAGCGCGACCTTATCGCGGGCCAATTGCTCAAAATCCGTCAGCGCAAGCAACCGGGTTTTGAAAAGATACAGCAGATGCTGCTCAGTGGGCTGGGAGTGTACCAATTCGCCGAGCTGCAAGGACAGCATGTGGATGTTTTGCTCATCTCGCTCGTGCACGGCACCACCAACGCACAAGGGGCGCTCACGCGGGATTTGCACTTCTGGAACACACAGCAAGGCCTCAACCAACTCCACATCGTGCTCACCCGCGCCACGCAAAAACTCTTTATCGCGCACTCCATCCCGCTGGGGCTATATGCCGTGCTGGCCGCCGACAAAAATTTCCTCGGCACCTGCATCCTCTCGCACCTCGTCACTTTCGCCGACTACCTTCAGCAAGGCGACTCGGGCGCCGCCGAGGAGCAACTGCAAAAAATGAAGGTGCTGCTCAATTACGCAGAGTCCTACTACCCATTCTCCGTCTTCATGGAAGAAGTGGAAATGGCGCTGCGGCCCTATTTTGAATCCAGTCAGATGCGGCGCAATGTGCAAGCCGCGGGCATGAGGGTGCCGCTATTCTTGCAGGCCAAAAACGACAAGGAGCAAAGCAGCGTCCTGCTGTTCGACGGGGTGCTGGCCCCCTCCGCGATGCCTTCCTATGAGTGGGAGGAGAAGATAAGGAACTACTTCCGCCGCAACAAAATAGAGGCTGTGCCAGTGCTCTCCGCGCAGTGGTGGAAAAGCCCGCGGCAGGAGGCGCGGCGCTTGGCGAGTCGTTTGCTGAAGAAGGGGGGAGCTGCGTAG
- a CDS encoding type II toxin-antitoxin system MqsA family antitoxin produces MKNIPSQCPICAGKVALGKTTFTVDMNSGVVVVRNVSAFICLQCGEEWLDDEQSNELEKIVNRARQENAQLEMISMS; encoded by the coding sequence ATGAAAAATATTCCTTCTCAATGCCCGATTTGTGCAGGAAAAGTCGCGCTCGGGAAAACAACTTTTACGGTTGATATGAATTCTGGCGTTGTGGTTGTACGCAACGTGTCCGCTTTTATTTGCCTACAATGCGGCGAAGAATGGCTGGACGATGAACAATCGAACGAACTGGAAAAAATCGTCAATCGCGCGCGGCAGGAAAACGCTCAGTTGGAAATGATTTCCATGTCGTGA
- a CDS encoding SDR family oxidoreductase: MDLALSDKIILVTGGAKGIGAGIVRVLAAEGAIPAIIGRNADDNLQMVAELESQNQQAFAVAAELTRPDECARAVREVVAKFGKIDGLVNNAGVNDGVGLEHGSYEAFVASLHKNMVHYYLMAHHALPELKKTRGSIVNISSKTADTGQGGTSAYAASNGGRNALTREWAVELLKYGIRVNAVVVAESYTPLYEKWLQTLPDPEAALRNITAQIPLGKRMTTPEEIANTVAFLLSEKSSHTTGQLIYVDGGYVHLDRALG, from the coding sequence ATGGATTTAGCATTATCAGACAAAATCATCCTCGTCACGGGCGGCGCCAAAGGCATCGGCGCGGGCATCGTGCGGGTGCTGGCCGCTGAGGGCGCAATACCTGCCATTATCGGTCGCAATGCCGACGACAACTTGCAAATGGTCGCCGAATTGGAGTCGCAAAACCAACAAGCCTTTGCGGTCGCTGCCGAACTGACGCGCCCCGACGAGTGCGCCCGTGCAGTGCGGGAGGTCGTCGCCAAGTTTGGAAAAATAGACGGCTTGGTGAACAACGCAGGCGTGAACGACGGGGTGGGGCTGGAACATGGCAGTTACGAAGCCTTCGTCGCATCGCTGCACAAAAACATGGTTCACTACTACTTAATGGCGCATCATGCGCTGCCGGAACTGAAAAAAACGCGCGGCAGCATCGTGAACATCAGTTCCAAGACCGCCGACACGGGGCAGGGCGGCACCTCTGCTTACGCCGCCTCCAACGGGGGCCGAAACGCGCTCACACGCGAGTGGGCGGTGGAACTTTTGAAATATGGAATCCGGGTGAACGCCGTCGTTGTGGCCGAGAGTTACACGCCGCTTTACGAAAAATGGCTCCAGACCTTGCCCGACCCGGAAGCGGCTTTGCGCAACATTACCGCTCAAATTCCCCTCGGCAAGCGCATGACCACGCCGGAAGAAATCGCCAACACGGTAGCCTTTTTGCTTTCAGAAAAATCGAGCCACACGACAGGGCAGTTGATTTACGTTGATGGTGGCTATGTGCATTTGGACAGGGCGCTGGGGTGA
- a CDS encoding helix-turn-helix transcriptional regulator, whose amino-acid sequence MTNFAKILRAVRKHHRLTQEQAAETFDIPLWTLQRVEANKRELTYPELERIARCCGTSVGEILQLENEEASLPRATVSSKREEHFEKIIAAQNEKITFLLEEVKNLYGIVKRLISAGGGAKCGLQIPCALHSRSWI is encoded by the coding sequence ATGACCAATTTTGCCAAAATCCTCCGCGCCGTGCGCAAACACCACCGCCTCACCCAAGAACAAGCCGCCGAAACATTCGATATTCCGCTTTGGACTTTGCAACGGGTCGAAGCAAACAAACGGGAATTGACCTACCCGGAACTGGAGCGCATCGCCCGTTGCTGCGGCACGAGCGTCGGCGAGATTCTTCAACTTGAAAATGAGGAGGCATCTTTACCGCGAGCAACCGTCTCTTCAAAACGGGAAGAGCATTTCGAGAAAATCATTGCCGCGCAAAACGAAAAAATCACTTTCTTGCTCGAAGAAGTCAAAAACCTTTACGGCATTGTCAAAAGACTGATTAGCGCGGGGGGGGGGGCGAAATGTGGTTTGCAAATTCCCTGCGCGTTACATTCGCGGTCATGGATTTAG
- a CDS encoding HYR domain-containing protein, whose translation MFHCGFHRLLAAILCLLSVSLFGQIPTFQKAYIGYPQDLCLWGMETKNGFLLAGRTRPSATTNYDGLLIRTDPQGKIIWYKNYGSNITNETFWSVDTTDDGGFFVFGDIQTDSWLVKVDSTGEELWQKRLGEAFFNEDPNGTPVISVSDGCVVSGTITQNQPPLGVRSSFVVRVNNQGETLWSRRYTTTMPSIVRMLAVYHATDSMLYAFSASGRNTGLVALNPSNGDIIKAVEYSHPHDSLICRGLQPTPDGNFVLAGHTYSPDPNAPTLLWLLKVRPNGQIIWSKAYPFPLNQYDSGYLSHFSALSDGGFILSSAQVNSPGSVDWRMLMKLDSNGDALWKKAYTYNNGANEFFKRCFEISDGGLAAVSSLRISQQPNVNALTLIKTNADGEIEGCCAQKRDIAPAVDFPIEVIPISYLHEDYLPFTHANLTPTFQVSFTDTSICTIYPRPTLHDTLRFCPGESVTVGDSTYTQPATVSLLIPSATDDCDTLATYTLEHEAPDPNAALQLDCPADISVQANVPTIVHYNEPTAWSDCNCPDLTLVRTSGPASGAAFPLGATSVCYQADDACANSRACCFTVTLAPAPPPPSDACDTKTSGCLQFELLQVNRDYAQNWAYHVRLTNSCADAVQYAYLQVPKGLQALAPINDIVYTTANGHTFTARNPNFSPFYSVRYHFAAATLSSGQSETFRYVLPQQADVKYIHAAARLFSGAFVETHLNTFSCPVGTEPQPKPEAGERGDYGGGSTLRVYPNPVSAEEALFIEGGDMEGSDFVLRDLTGRLVLEASVTGSQVRVGEAKLANGLYFFNVLKNGLSVGSGKVVVVR comes from the coding sequence ATGTTCCATTGTGGATTCCACCGCTTATTGGCAGCCATCTTATGTCTTCTTTCCGTATCGCTGTTCGGCCAAATTCCCACCTTTCAAAAAGCATATATTGGATACCCCCAAGACTTGTGCTTGTGGGGGATGGAAACCAAGAACGGGTTTTTACTGGCAGGCAGAACAAGGCCCTCGGCCACCACTAACTATGATGGTCTTCTCATCCGAACAGACCCGCAGGGCAAAATCATCTGGTACAAAAATTATGGAAGTAACATTACAAATGAAACCTTTTGGTCTGTTGATACGACTGACGATGGCGGGTTCTTCGTTTTTGGCGATATTCAGACTGATTCATGGTTAGTCAAAGTGGACAGCACTGGTGAAGAGCTTTGGCAAAAGCGACTTGGGGAAGCATTCTTCAATGAGGACCCTAATGGCACCCCCGTTATCTCGGTGTCCGACGGTTGTGTTGTGTCTGGCACGATAACTCAAAACCAACCCCCATTGGGTGTTCGCAGCTCTTTTGTGGTCAGAGTGAACAATCAAGGTGAAACGCTGTGGAGTCGGCGTTATACCACAACCATGCCGTCCATTGTCCGAATGCTTGCGGTATATCACGCCACGGACAGTATGCTGTATGCTTTCAGTGCATCAGGAAGAAATACTGGCTTAGTCGCCCTGAACCCGTCCAATGGTGACATCATAAAGGCTGTCGAGTACAGTCATCCGCATGACTCGCTGATATGTAGAGGGTTGCAGCCCACGCCCGATGGAAATTTTGTACTCGCAGGACACACCTACTCGCCCGACCCGAATGCCCCTACCCTGCTCTGGTTGTTAAAAGTTCGCCCCAACGGACAGATTATATGGAGCAAGGCTTATCCTTTCCCGCTCAATCAATATGACAGCGGCTATTTAAGTCATTTTAGTGCGCTCTCTGATGGTGGTTTTATTCTCTCCTCCGCCCAAGTAAATTCGCCGGGGTCGGTAGATTGGAGAATGTTAATGAAACTCGACAGCAATGGGGACGCACTCTGGAAAAAAGCGTACACCTATAACAATGGAGCTAATGAGTTCTTCAAACGCTGTTTTGAAATTTCCGATGGGGGACTTGCCGCTGTCAGTTCATTAAGAATTAGTCAACAACCCAATGTCAATGCTCTTACCCTGATAAAAACCAATGCCGATGGCGAAATAGAAGGTTGCTGTGCTCAAAAACGGGACATCGCTCCGGCAGTTGATTTTCCAATAGAGGTAATACCAATATCATATCTTCACGAAGATTATTTGCCTTTTACTCACGCGAATCTGACACCGACTTTTCAAGTCTCTTTTACCGACACCAGCATCTGCACTATTTATCCCCGCCCCACCCTCCACGACACCCTCCGTTTCTGCCCCGGCGAGAGCGTCACCGTCGGCGACTCCACCTACACCCAGCCCGCCACCGTCTCCCTCCTCATCCCCTCCGCCACCGACGACTGCGACACCCTGGCCACCTACACCCTCGAACACGAAGCCCCCGACCCCAACGCCGCCCTCCAACTCGACTGCCCCGCCGACATCTCCGTGCAGGCCAATGTGCCCACAATCGTCCACTACAACGAGCCGACGGCCTGGTCGGACTGCAACTGCCCCGACCTGACCCTCGTCAGGACCAGCGGCCCGGCCAGCGGCGCCGCCTTCCCCCTCGGCGCCACCTCCGTCTGCTACCAAGCCGACGATGCCTGCGCCAACTCGCGCGCCTGCTGCTTCACCGTCACCCTCGCGCCCGCCCCGCCCCCGCCCAGCGACGCCTGCGACACCAAGACCAGCGGCTGCCTCCAATTTGAACTCCTCCAAGTCAACCGCGACTACGCCCAAAACTGGGCCTACCACGTCCGCCTGACCAACTCCTGCGCCGACGCGGTGCAGTACGCCTACCTCCAAGTCCCCAAGGGCCTGCAAGCCCTCGCGCCCATCAACGACATCGTCTATACCACCGCCAACGGCCACACCTTCACCGCGCGCAACCCCAACTTCTCGCCCTTCTACTCCGTCCGCTACCATTTCGCCGCCGCCACTTTGTCCAGCGGCCAGTCGGAGACCTTCCGCTACGTGCTGCCCCAGCAGGCCGACGTCAAGTACATCCACGCCGCCGCGCGCCTCTTTTCGGGCGCCTTCGTCGAGACGCACCTCAACACATTTTCCTGCCCGGTGGGCACGGAGCCGCAGCCCAAGCCCGAGGCGGGCGAGCGCGGCGACTACGGCGGCGGCAGCACGCTGCGGGTGTACCCCAACCCGGTTTCCGCTGAGGAGGCGCTGTTCATCGAAGGCGGCGACATGGAGGGGAGCGATTTCGTGCTTCGTGACCTGACGGGCAGGCTGGTGCTGGAGGCGAGCGTCACGGGCAGTCAGGTCAGGGTGGGCGAGGCCAAGTTGGCAAACGGGCTATATTTTTTCAATGTTCTGAAAAATGGCTTGTCAGTGGGGAGCGGGAAGGTGGTGGTGGTGAGGTGA
- a CDS encoding HYR domain-containing protein codes for MLIRTNQRGEILWQKNYGGAVNENFSYVTTTNDDGFLAYGITGTVFNQRYDAWLVKVDSSGNLLWQKSLGEAASYEAPNAPIHTVPGGFLLSGLKGQNPFGIIGSFVTKVDEQGETLWSRYHVLGAQPGSAVVRNYLEVHYATDSLLYATGVFGESAVFATMNSLNGDIIQVIEYKNPHHALRPFKLHPTHDGNFVLIGYATPLNPNNPRSIWLLKIRSDGQVIWCKVYASNYRWVTPIFGSTITSDGGFVISSGEQQSQNNGETDYGMLMKLDGNGDVVWKKSYSEYFVHDKSINNCFEVAGGGLAVIGWERDSTDDVLLIRTDADGEIEGCCSKKRASINPTDFIVEASPMLYEQEDYLAFNPTNLTPVFNIAFVDKSICNNPRPTLHDTLRFCPGESVTIGDSTYTQPATVSLLIPSATDDCDTLATYTLEHEAPDPNAALQLDCPADISVQANVPTIVHYNEPTAWSDCNCPDLTLVRTSGPASGAAFPLGATSVCYQADDACANSRACCFTVTLAPAPPPPSDACDTKTSGCLQFELLQVNRDYAQNWAYHVRLTNSCADAVQYAYLQVPKGLQALAPINDIVYTTANGHTFTARNPNFSPFYSVRYHFAAATLSSGQSETFRYVLPQQADVKYIHAAARLFSGAFVETHLNTFSCPVGTEPQPKPEAGERGDYGGGSTLRVYPNPVSAEEALFIEGGDMEGSDFVLRDLTGRLVLEASVTGSQVRVGEAKLANGLYFFNVLKNGLSVGSGKVVVVR; via the coding sequence TTGCTCATCCGAACAAACCAACGAGGAGAAATCCTTTGGCAAAAAAATTACGGCGGCGCTGTTAACGAGAACTTCAGTTATGTGACAACAACTAATGATGATGGTTTTCTTGCCTATGGTATCACAGGCACTGTTTTCAATCAAAGATACGATGCTTGGTTGGTCAAGGTGGATAGCAGCGGCAACTTGCTTTGGCAAAAAAGTCTTGGCGAGGCAGCTTCTTATGAAGCTCCGAACGCGCCCATCCATACTGTACCAGGAGGGTTCTTGCTCTCGGGCTTAAAAGGTCAAAACCCCTTTGGCATTATCGGCTCTTTTGTGACCAAAGTGGACGAACAAGGCGAGACGTTGTGGAGCCGTTACCATGTTTTGGGCGCTCAACCTGGCAGTGCTGTTGTCAGGAACTATCTCGAAGTGCATTATGCCACGGACAGTTTGCTTTACGCCACTGGTGTTTTTGGAGAAAGCGCCGTATTTGCGACCATGAACTCCCTTAACGGCGATATTATACAGGTAATTGAGTACAAAAACCCGCATCACGCTTTACGTCCATTCAAACTGCACCCCACGCACGATGGGAATTTTGTGCTTATAGGCTATGCCACTCCACTGAACCCAAACAATCCGCGCTCAATCTGGCTGCTTAAAATCCGCTCTGACGGACAAGTGATTTGGTGCAAGGTATATGCGTCCAACTACCGTTGGGTCACTCCTATCTTCGGGTCCACTATCACCTCCGATGGAGGCTTCGTCATTTCGTCAGGAGAACAACAAAGTCAAAATAATGGCGAAACTGATTATGGGATGTTGATGAAACTCGACGGCAATGGCGACGTGGTCTGGAAAAAATCCTACTCTGAGTATTTCGTCCATGACAAGAGTATAAACAATTGTTTTGAGGTGGCAGGCGGTGGACTTGCCGTTATTGGGTGGGAGCGTGACTCAACCGATGACGTGCTGCTCATAAGAACAGATGCAGATGGTGAGATAGAAGGCTGTTGCTCAAAAAAAAGAGCCAGTATTAATCCGACTGACTTTATTGTGGAGGCCAGCCCAATGCTTTATGAACAAGAAGATTATCTGGCTTTCAATCCAACTAACCTAACGCCTGTGTTTAATATAGCCTTTGTTGACAAAAGCATCTGCAACAACCCCCGCCCCACCCTCCACGACACCCTCCGCTTCTGCCCCGGCGAGAGCGTCACCATCGGCGACTCCACCTACACCCAGCCCGCCACCGTCTCCCTCCTCATCCCCTCCGCCACCGACGACTGCGACACCCTGGCCACCTACACCCTCGAACACGAAGCCCCCGACCCCAACGCCGCCCTCCAACTCGACTGCCCCGCCGACATCTCCGTGCAGGCCAATGTGCCCACAATCGTCCACTACAACGAGCCGACGGCCTGGTCGGACTGCAACTGCCCCGACCTGACCCTCGTCAGGACCAGCGGCCCGGCCAGCGGCGCCGCCTTCCCCCTCGGCGCCACCTCCGTCTGCTACCAAGCCGACGATGCCTGCGCCAACTCGCGCGCCTGCTGCTTCACCGTCACCCTCGCGCCCGCCCCGCCCCCGCCCAGCGACGCCTGCGACACCAAGACCAGCGGCTGCCTCCAATTTGAACTCCTCCAAGTCAACCGCGACTACGCCCAAAACTGGGCCTACCACGTCCGCCTGACCAACTCCTGCGCCGACGCGGTGCAGTACGCCTACCTCCAAGTCCCCAAGGGCCTGCAAGCCCTCGCGCCCATCAACGACATCGTCTATACCACCGCCAACGGCCACACCTTCACCGCGCGCAACCCCAACTTCTCGCCCTTCTACTCCGTCCGCTACCATTTCGCCGCCGCCACTTTGTCCAGCGGCCAGTCGGAGACCTTCCGCTACGTGCTGCCCCAGCAGGCCGACGTCAAGTACATCCACGCCGCCGCGCGCCTCTTTTCGGGCGCCTTCGTCGAGACGCACCTCAACACATTTTCCTGCCCGGTGGGCACGGAGCCGCAGCCCAAGCCCGAGGCGGGCGAGCGCGGCGACTACGGCGGCGGCAGCACGCTGCGGGTGTACCCCAACCCGGTTTCCGCTGAGGAGGCGCTGTTCATCGAAGGCGGCGACATGGAGGGGAGCGATTTCGTGCTTCGTGACCTGACGGGCAGGCTGGTGCTGGAGGCGAGCGTCACGGGCAGTCAGGTCAGGGTGGGCGAGGCCAAGTTGGCAAACGGGCTATATTTTTTCAATGTTCTGAAAAATGGCTTGTCAGTGGGGAGCGGGAAGGTGGTGGTGGTGAGGTGA